In the Pungitius pungitius chromosome 5, fPunPun2.1, whole genome shotgun sequence genome, one interval contains:
- the ercc6l gene encoding DNA excision repair protein ERCC-6-like isoform X3, with product MDVREAHGDVEAISQKLDECLSVDSDDKMTTYHRLILEAKDAGRGGDMKEALKLFKLAYNIRQSEKLKGRIKKIEEHLAHSNSEEEEEDDDFVDVNGSGLMLFKELHDKLYDYQRDGVAFLFSLYRDGRKGGILADDMGLGKTIQVISFLSGMYDSELAKHTLLVMPTSLITNWTKEFAKWTPGMRVKEFHGTGKERTLNLERVQKRSGVVLTTYNMVMNNWQQLSSHNGREFRWDYVILDEAHKIKNTSTKSAKSAYAIPARNRVLLTGTPVQNNLKEMWALFDFACNGTLLGTAKTFKTEYENPITRAREKDATPGEKALGCRMSENLMTIIRPYFLRRTKAEVQKNKVDRAKREDPDGRVPEDSGAVMPTLKRKNDLIVWTYLSSVQEDIYRQFLSLEHIKELLMTTRSPLAELNIMKKLCDHPRLFSPAAIAKLGLGESEAEGQQGGDPDPDTGSIANVPDDTLISESGKLVFLIALLERLRGEGHRTLVFAHFRKVLDILERILGNRGFKVVRLDGTITQIAQREQLITRFQTDRSYSVFLLTTQVGGVGITLTAADRVVIYDPSWNPATDAQAVDRAYRIGQKENVVIYRLITCGTVEEKIYRRQVFKDSLIRQNTGDKKNPFRYFSKQELKELFILEDTRSSSTQLQLQALHARHRHTDPELDQHIAHLHAMEIFGISDHDLMFSLDVNHGEEAPEDQEAHHYIEGRVQKAQELMKAESELQLQLAESMASGTEAAWLRQPRISERERPPKERSPCPSLPDRGLSRSPPVVVESDRSGSDDVIDLTADERTSEDPPVVLGGAREERSEQNLSVDREERDASLEEVIEESLVEEPMGRSLEAIPPVDGDVAPPRNQRLSLLKLETEASPSGTGSGLESFEGNFNLELEESDVSDEVLDPRDTDEEELKLLSKLQSEGSFDVYKSLSESRHQEELGQSLDEMDQSVVVAKKKRAAVIYDSEEENPEDHEAPLNNSFQVLGASTPKCGPAAPRSRKSVGGNTSVASRRSFIMSLIQDVDLRPTDVADDDDDDELSGTRHDEEEILGSSLDEHRREDSVEETSNEEQEPGQEASSIMEEEEESGQEVSSIMEEEEEPGQEVSSIMEEEEEPGQEELSFFSLVSRGKQSRSEGNLHEALSFFLRAVDLKPGDPEVQLMTIQLYRRLSERS from the exons ATGGACGTCCGAGAGGCTCATGGCGACGTGGAGGCTATTTCCCAGAAACTGGACGA GTGTTTGTCAGTGGACTCGGACGACAAGATGACCACCTACCACAG ATTGATTCTGGAAGCTAAGGATGCCGGCAGAGGAGGCGACATGAAGGAAGCGCTGAAGCTCTTCAAGCTGGCGTACAACATCCGGCAGAGCGAGAAGCTCAAAGGACGCATAAAGAAAATCGAGGAGCACCTCGCCCACAGCaactcggaggaggaggaggaggacgacgacttCGTGGACGTCAACGGCAGCGGCTTGATGCTCTTCAAGGAGCTGCATGACAAGCTGTACGACTACCAGCGGGACGGAGTGGCCTTCCTCTTCAGCCTCTACCGGGACGGGCGCAAGGGCGGGATCCTGGCGGACGACATGGGCCTGGGGAAGACCATCCAGgtcatctccttcctctcggGCATGTACGACTCGGAGCTGGCCAAGCACACCCTGCTGGTCATGCCCACGTCCCTCATAACCAACTGGACAAAGGAGTTCGCCAAGTGGACTCCAGGCATGCGGGTCAAGGAGTTCCACGGCACCGGCAAAGAGAGGACCTTGAATCTAGAGAGGGTCCAGAAGCGGAGCGGCGTGGTCCTCACCACCTACAACATGGTCATGAACAACTGGCAGCAGCTGTCGTCGCACAACGGCAGAGAGTTTAGGTGGGACTACGTCATCCTGGACGAGGCGCACAAGATCAAGAACACGTCCACCAAGTCGGCCAAGAGCGCCTACGCCATCCCGGCCAGGAACCGGGTCCTTCTCACGGGCACTCCGGTCCAGAACAACCTGAAGGAGATGTGGGCCCTGTTTGACTTTGCGTGCAACGGCACCCTGCTGGGCACGGCCAAAACCTTCAAGACCGAGTACGAGAACCCCATCACCCGGGCCAGGGAGAAGGACGCCACCCCCGGGGAAAAGGCCCTCGGGTGCCGGATGTCCGAGAACCTCATGACCATAATCCGACCGTACTTCCTCCGCAGGACCAAGGCGGAGGTGCAGAAGAACAAAGTGGACAGGGCAAAGCGGGAAGACCCAGATGGGCGAGTCCCGGAGGACTCTGGAGCCGTGATGCCGACGCTGAAGAGGAAGAACGACCTGATCGTCTGGACCTACCTGAGCTCCGTCCAGGAGGACATCTACAGGCAGTTCCTCTCTCTGGAGCACATCAAGGAGCTGCTCATGACCACGAGGTCGCCTCTTGCCGAACTGAACATCATGAAGAAGCTGTGCGACCACCCGAGGCTGTTCTCCCCCGCCGCCATAGCCAAGCTGGGCCTGGGGGAGAGTGAGGCCGAGGGTCAGCAGGGCGGCGACCCGGACCCGGACACGGGGAGCATCGCCAACGTCCCCGACGACACCCTGATCTCGGAGTCCGGGAAGCTGGTGTTCCTCATCGCTCTCCTGGAGCGGCTCCGGGGCGAAGGCCACCGCACGCTGGTCTTCGCCCACTTCAGGAAGGTGCTGGACATCCTCGAGCGCATCTTGGGCAACCGGGGCTTCAAGGTGGTGCGGCTGGACGGAACCATCACGCAGATCGCCCAGCGAGAGCAGCTCATCACCCGCTTCCAGACGGACCGGAGCTACTCCGTGTTCCTCCTCACCACCCAGGTGGGGGGCGTCGGCATCACCCTGACGGCGGCCGACCGGGTTGTGATCTACGACCCCAGCTGGAACCCGGCGACTGACGCGCAGGCGGTGGACCGGGCCTACCGCATCGGCCAGAAGGAGAACGTCGTCATCTATCGGCTGATCACCTGCGGCAcggtggaggagaagatctACAGGCGGCAGGTCTTCAAGGACTCCCTCATCCGGCAGAACACCGGGGACAAGAAGAACCCCTTCCGCTATTTCAGCAAgcaggagctgaaggagctcTTCATCCTGGAGGACACACggtcctcctccacccagctgcagctgcaggcccTGCACGCCCGGCACCGGCACACAGACCCCGAGCTGGACCAGCACATCGCCCACCTGCACGCCATGGAGATATTCGGCATCTCTGACCACGATCTCATGTTCTCCCTCGACGTCAACCACGGCGAGGAGGCGCCGGAGGACCAGGAGGCGCACCACTACATCGAGGGTCGGGTCCAGAAGGCCCAGGAGCTAATGAAGGCCGAGTCGGAGCTGCAGTTGCAGCTGGCGGAGAGCATGGCGTCCGGCACGGAGGCGGCGTGGCTCCGACAGCCGAGGATCAGCGAGCGGGAGCGGCCCCCCAAGGAGAGGAGTCCCTGTCCTTCCCTCCCGGACCGCGGGCTCAGCAGATCCCCCCCTGTTGTCGTGGAGTCGGACCGGTCCGGTTCTGACGACGTCATAGACCTCACGGCGGATGAAAGAACGTCAGAAGATCCGCCCGTTGTTCTGGGAGGAGCCCGAGAAGAGCGATCAGAGCAGAACCTGTCGGTGGACCGGGAGGAGAGGGACGCCTCCCTGGAGGAGGTGATTGAGGAGTCTCTGGTTGAAGAACCGATGGGCCGGTCGCTGGAGGCCATCCCGCCGGTCGATGGAGACGTCGCTCCGCCGCGGAACCAGAGGCTCTCGCTCCTGAAGCTGGAGACGGAGGCGTCGCCTTCTGGGACTGGCTCGGGACTCGAGTCCTTTGAGGGCAACTTCAacttggagctggaggagagcgaCGTGTCAGACGAGGTTCTGGATCCTCGGGACACCGATGAAGAGGAGCTGAAGCTGCTGTCCAAGCTGCAGTCGGAGGGAAGCTTCGACGTTTACAAATCGCTCTCAGAGAGTCGGCACCAAGAAGAACTCGGCCAGAGTCTGGACGAAATGGACCAGTCCGTCGTGGTCGCCAAGAAGAAGAGGGCCGCAGTGATTTATGACAGTGAAGAAGAGAACCCCGAAGACCACGAGGCTCCACTCAACAACTCCTTCCAGGTACTCGGAGCCTCCACCCCCAAATGTGGCCCCGCCGCTCCTCGGTCGAGAAAGAGCGTCGGAGGAAACACCTCAGTGGCCTCCCGCCGGTCCTTCATCATGTCCTTGATCCAGGACGTTGACCTCCGACCCACTGACgtagctgatgatgatgatgatgatgagctttCAGGAACGCGCCATGACGAAGAGGAAATTCTTGGTTCATCTCTTGATGAGCATCGGCGGGAGGACTCAGTGGAAGAGACATCAAATGAGGAGCAGGAGCCTGGACAGGAAGCGAGCAGTatcatggaggaagaggaggagtctggacaggaagtgagcagtatcatggaggaagaggaggagcctggacaggaagtgagcagtatcatggaggaagaggaggagcctggacaggaa GAGCTGAGCTTCTTCTCGCTGGTCTCCAGAGGGAAGCAGAGCCGCAGCGAGGGGAACCTGCACGAGGCCTTGAGCTTCTTCCTGAGGGCCGTGGACCTGAAGCCTGGAGACCCTGAGGTCCAGCTCATGACCATCCAGCTGTACCGGAGGCTGAGCGAGAGGAGCTGA
- the ercc6l gene encoding DNA excision repair protein ERCC-6-like isoform X2 has translation MDVREAHGDVEAISQKLDECLSVDSDDKMTTYHRLILEAKDAGRGGDMKEALKLFKLAYNIRQSEKLKGRIKKIEEHLAHSNSEEEEEDDDFVDVNGSGLMLFKELHDKLYDYQRDGVAFLFSLYRDGRKGGILADDMGLGKTIQVISFLSGMYDSELAKHTLLVMPTSLITNWTKEFAKWTPGMRVKEFHGTGKERTLNLERVQKRSGVVLTTYNMVMNNWQQLSSHNGREFRWDYVILDEAHKIKNTSTKSAKSAYAIPARNRVLLTGTPVQNNLKEMWALFDFACNGTLLGTAKTFKTEYENPITRAREKDATPGEKALGCRMSENLMTIIRPYFLRRTKAEVQKNKVDRAKREDPDGRVPEDSGAVMPTLKRKNDLIVWTYLSSVQEDIYRQFLSLEHIKELLMTTRSPLAELNIMKKLCDHPRLFSPAAIAKLGLGESEAEGQQGGDPDPDTGSIANVPDDTLISESGKLVFLIALLERLRGEGHRTLVFAHFRKVLDILERILGNRGFKVVRLDGTITQIAQREQLITRFQTDRSYSVFLLTTQVGGVGITLTAADRVVIYDPSWNPATDAQAVDRAYRIGQKENVVIYRLITCGTVEEKIYRRQVFKDSLIRQNTGDKKNPFRYFSKQELKELFILEDTRSSSTQLQLQALHARHRHTDPELDQHIAHLHAMEIFGISDHDLMFSLDVNHGEEAPEDQEAHHYIEGRVQKAQELMKAESELQLQLAESMASGTEAAWLRQPRISERERPPKERSPCPSLPDRGLSRSPPVVVESDRSGSDDVIDLTADERTSEDPPVVLGGAREERSEQNLSVDREERDASLEEVIEESLVEEPMGRSLEAIPPVDGDVAPPRNQRLSLLKLETEASPSGTGSGLESFEGNFNLELEESDVSDEVLDPRDTDEEELKLLSKLQSEGSFDVYKSLSESRHQEELGQSLDEMDQSVVVAKKKRAAVIYDSEEENPEDHEAPLNNSFQVLGASTPKCGPAAPRSRKSVGGNTSVASRRSFIMSLIQDVDLRPTDVADDDDDDELSGTRHDEEEILGSSLDEHRREDSVEETSNEEQEPGQEASSIMEEEEESGQEVSSIMEEEEEPGQEVSSIMEEEEEPGQEVSSIMEEEEEPAQEELSFFSLVSRGKQSRSEGNLHEALSFFLRAVDLKPGDPEVQLMTIQLYRRLSERS, from the exons ATGGACGTCCGAGAGGCTCATGGCGACGTGGAGGCTATTTCCCAGAAACTGGACGA GTGTTTGTCAGTGGACTCGGACGACAAGATGACCACCTACCACAG ATTGATTCTGGAAGCTAAGGATGCCGGCAGAGGAGGCGACATGAAGGAAGCGCTGAAGCTCTTCAAGCTGGCGTACAACATCCGGCAGAGCGAGAAGCTCAAAGGACGCATAAAGAAAATCGAGGAGCACCTCGCCCACAGCaactcggaggaggaggaggaggacgacgacttCGTGGACGTCAACGGCAGCGGCTTGATGCTCTTCAAGGAGCTGCATGACAAGCTGTACGACTACCAGCGGGACGGAGTGGCCTTCCTCTTCAGCCTCTACCGGGACGGGCGCAAGGGCGGGATCCTGGCGGACGACATGGGCCTGGGGAAGACCATCCAGgtcatctccttcctctcggGCATGTACGACTCGGAGCTGGCCAAGCACACCCTGCTGGTCATGCCCACGTCCCTCATAACCAACTGGACAAAGGAGTTCGCCAAGTGGACTCCAGGCATGCGGGTCAAGGAGTTCCACGGCACCGGCAAAGAGAGGACCTTGAATCTAGAGAGGGTCCAGAAGCGGAGCGGCGTGGTCCTCACCACCTACAACATGGTCATGAACAACTGGCAGCAGCTGTCGTCGCACAACGGCAGAGAGTTTAGGTGGGACTACGTCATCCTGGACGAGGCGCACAAGATCAAGAACACGTCCACCAAGTCGGCCAAGAGCGCCTACGCCATCCCGGCCAGGAACCGGGTCCTTCTCACGGGCACTCCGGTCCAGAACAACCTGAAGGAGATGTGGGCCCTGTTTGACTTTGCGTGCAACGGCACCCTGCTGGGCACGGCCAAAACCTTCAAGACCGAGTACGAGAACCCCATCACCCGGGCCAGGGAGAAGGACGCCACCCCCGGGGAAAAGGCCCTCGGGTGCCGGATGTCCGAGAACCTCATGACCATAATCCGACCGTACTTCCTCCGCAGGACCAAGGCGGAGGTGCAGAAGAACAAAGTGGACAGGGCAAAGCGGGAAGACCCAGATGGGCGAGTCCCGGAGGACTCTGGAGCCGTGATGCCGACGCTGAAGAGGAAGAACGACCTGATCGTCTGGACCTACCTGAGCTCCGTCCAGGAGGACATCTACAGGCAGTTCCTCTCTCTGGAGCACATCAAGGAGCTGCTCATGACCACGAGGTCGCCTCTTGCCGAACTGAACATCATGAAGAAGCTGTGCGACCACCCGAGGCTGTTCTCCCCCGCCGCCATAGCCAAGCTGGGCCTGGGGGAGAGTGAGGCCGAGGGTCAGCAGGGCGGCGACCCGGACCCGGACACGGGGAGCATCGCCAACGTCCCCGACGACACCCTGATCTCGGAGTCCGGGAAGCTGGTGTTCCTCATCGCTCTCCTGGAGCGGCTCCGGGGCGAAGGCCACCGCACGCTGGTCTTCGCCCACTTCAGGAAGGTGCTGGACATCCTCGAGCGCATCTTGGGCAACCGGGGCTTCAAGGTGGTGCGGCTGGACGGAACCATCACGCAGATCGCCCAGCGAGAGCAGCTCATCACCCGCTTCCAGACGGACCGGAGCTACTCCGTGTTCCTCCTCACCACCCAGGTGGGGGGCGTCGGCATCACCCTGACGGCGGCCGACCGGGTTGTGATCTACGACCCCAGCTGGAACCCGGCGACTGACGCGCAGGCGGTGGACCGGGCCTACCGCATCGGCCAGAAGGAGAACGTCGTCATCTATCGGCTGATCACCTGCGGCAcggtggaggagaagatctACAGGCGGCAGGTCTTCAAGGACTCCCTCATCCGGCAGAACACCGGGGACAAGAAGAACCCCTTCCGCTATTTCAGCAAgcaggagctgaaggagctcTTCATCCTGGAGGACACACggtcctcctccacccagctgcagctgcaggcccTGCACGCCCGGCACCGGCACACAGACCCCGAGCTGGACCAGCACATCGCCCACCTGCACGCCATGGAGATATTCGGCATCTCTGACCACGATCTCATGTTCTCCCTCGACGTCAACCACGGCGAGGAGGCGCCGGAGGACCAGGAGGCGCACCACTACATCGAGGGTCGGGTCCAGAAGGCCCAGGAGCTAATGAAGGCCGAGTCGGAGCTGCAGTTGCAGCTGGCGGAGAGCATGGCGTCCGGCACGGAGGCGGCGTGGCTCCGACAGCCGAGGATCAGCGAGCGGGAGCGGCCCCCCAAGGAGAGGAGTCCCTGTCCTTCCCTCCCGGACCGCGGGCTCAGCAGATCCCCCCCTGTTGTCGTGGAGTCGGACCGGTCCGGTTCTGACGACGTCATAGACCTCACGGCGGATGAAAGAACGTCAGAAGATCCGCCCGTTGTTCTGGGAGGAGCCCGAGAAGAGCGATCAGAGCAGAACCTGTCGGTGGACCGGGAGGAGAGGGACGCCTCCCTGGAGGAGGTGATTGAGGAGTCTCTGGTTGAAGAACCGATGGGCCGGTCGCTGGAGGCCATCCCGCCGGTCGATGGAGACGTCGCTCCGCCGCGGAACCAGAGGCTCTCGCTCCTGAAGCTGGAGACGGAGGCGTCGCCTTCTGGGACTGGCTCGGGACTCGAGTCCTTTGAGGGCAACTTCAacttggagctggaggagagcgaCGTGTCAGACGAGGTTCTGGATCCTCGGGACACCGATGAAGAGGAGCTGAAGCTGCTGTCCAAGCTGCAGTCGGAGGGAAGCTTCGACGTTTACAAATCGCTCTCAGAGAGTCGGCACCAAGAAGAACTCGGCCAGAGTCTGGACGAAATGGACCAGTCCGTCGTGGTCGCCAAGAAGAAGAGGGCCGCAGTGATTTATGACAGTGAAGAAGAGAACCCCGAAGACCACGAGGCTCCACTCAACAACTCCTTCCAGGTACTCGGAGCCTCCACCCCCAAATGTGGCCCCGCCGCTCCTCGGTCGAGAAAGAGCGTCGGAGGAAACACCTCAGTGGCCTCCCGCCGGTCCTTCATCATGTCCTTGATCCAGGACGTTGACCTCCGACCCACTGACgtagctgatgatgatgatgatgatgagctttCAGGAACGCGCCATGACGAAGAGGAAATTCTTGGTTCATCTCTTGATGAGCATCGGCGGGAGGACTCAGTGGAAGAGACATCAAATGAGGAGCAGGAGCCTGGACAGGAAGCGAGCAGTatcatggaggaagaggaggagtctggacaggaagtgagcagtatcatggaggaagaggaggagcctggacaggaagtgagcagtatcatggaggaagaggaggagcctggacaggaagtgagcagtatcatggaggaagaggaggagcctgcacaggaa GAGCTGAGCTTCTTCTCGCTGGTCTCCAGAGGGAAGCAGAGCCGCAGCGAGGGGAACCTGCACGAGGCCTTGAGCTTCTTCCTGAGGGCCGTGGACCTGAAGCCTGGAGACCCTGAGGTCCAGCTCATGACCATCCAGCTGTACCGGAGGCTGAGCGAGAGGAGCTGA
- the ercc6l gene encoding DNA excision repair protein ERCC-6-like isoform X1 yields MDVREAHGDVEAISQKLDECLSVDSDDKMTTYHRLILEAKDAGRGGDMKEALKLFKLAYNIRQSEKLKGRIKKIEEHLAHSNSEEEEEDDDFVDVNGSGLMLFKELHDKLYDYQRDGVAFLFSLYRDGRKGGILADDMGLGKTIQVISFLSGMYDSELAKHTLLVMPTSLITNWTKEFAKWTPGMRVKEFHGTGKERTLNLERVQKRSGVVLTTYNMVMNNWQQLSSHNGREFRWDYVILDEAHKIKNTSTKSAKSAYAIPARNRVLLTGTPVQNNLKEMWALFDFACNGTLLGTAKTFKTEYENPITRAREKDATPGEKALGCRMSENLMTIIRPYFLRRTKAEVQKNKVDRAKREDPDGRVPEDSGAVMPTLKRKNDLIVWTYLSSVQEDIYRQFLSLEHIKELLMTTRSPLAELNIMKKLCDHPRLFSPAAIAKLGLGESEAEGQQGGDPDPDTGSIANVPDDTLISESGKLVFLIALLERLRGEGHRTLVFAHFRKVLDILERILGNRGFKVVRLDGTITQIAQREQLITRFQTDRSYSVFLLTTQVGGVGITLTAADRVVIYDPSWNPATDAQAVDRAYRIGQKENVVIYRLITCGTVEEKIYRRQVFKDSLIRQNTGDKKNPFRYFSKQELKELFILEDTRSSSTQLQLQALHARHRHTDPELDQHIAHLHAMEIFGISDHDLMFSLDVNHGEEAPEDQEAHHYIEGRVQKAQELMKAESELQLQLAESMASGTEAAWLRQPRISERERPPKERSPCPSLPDRGLSRSPPVVVESDRSGSDDVIDLTADERTSEDPPVVLGGAREERSEQNLSVDREERDASLEEVIEESLVEEPMGRSLEAIPPVDGDVAPPRNQRLSLLKLETEASPSGTGSGLESFEGNFNLELEESDVSDEVLDPRDTDEEELKLLSKLQSEGSFDVYKSLSESRHQEELGQSLDEMDQSVVVAKKKRAAVIYDSEEENPEDHEAPLNNSFQVLGASTPKCGPAAPRSRKSVGGNTSVASRRSFIMSLIQDVDLRPTDVADDDDDDELSGTRHDEEEILGSSLDEHRREDSVEETSNEEQEPGQEASSIMEEEEESGQEVSSIMEEEEEPGQEVSSIMEEEEEPGQEVSSIMEEEEEPAQEVNSIMEEEEEPAQEVNSIMEEEEEPAQEELSFFSLVSRGKQSRSEGNLHEALSFFLRAVDLKPGDPEVQLMTIQLYRRLSERS; encoded by the exons ATGGACGTCCGAGAGGCTCATGGCGACGTGGAGGCTATTTCCCAGAAACTGGACGA GTGTTTGTCAGTGGACTCGGACGACAAGATGACCACCTACCACAG ATTGATTCTGGAAGCTAAGGATGCCGGCAGAGGAGGCGACATGAAGGAAGCGCTGAAGCTCTTCAAGCTGGCGTACAACATCCGGCAGAGCGAGAAGCTCAAAGGACGCATAAAGAAAATCGAGGAGCACCTCGCCCACAGCaactcggaggaggaggaggaggacgacgacttCGTGGACGTCAACGGCAGCGGCTTGATGCTCTTCAAGGAGCTGCATGACAAGCTGTACGACTACCAGCGGGACGGAGTGGCCTTCCTCTTCAGCCTCTACCGGGACGGGCGCAAGGGCGGGATCCTGGCGGACGACATGGGCCTGGGGAAGACCATCCAGgtcatctccttcctctcggGCATGTACGACTCGGAGCTGGCCAAGCACACCCTGCTGGTCATGCCCACGTCCCTCATAACCAACTGGACAAAGGAGTTCGCCAAGTGGACTCCAGGCATGCGGGTCAAGGAGTTCCACGGCACCGGCAAAGAGAGGACCTTGAATCTAGAGAGGGTCCAGAAGCGGAGCGGCGTGGTCCTCACCACCTACAACATGGTCATGAACAACTGGCAGCAGCTGTCGTCGCACAACGGCAGAGAGTTTAGGTGGGACTACGTCATCCTGGACGAGGCGCACAAGATCAAGAACACGTCCACCAAGTCGGCCAAGAGCGCCTACGCCATCCCGGCCAGGAACCGGGTCCTTCTCACGGGCACTCCGGTCCAGAACAACCTGAAGGAGATGTGGGCCCTGTTTGACTTTGCGTGCAACGGCACCCTGCTGGGCACGGCCAAAACCTTCAAGACCGAGTACGAGAACCCCATCACCCGGGCCAGGGAGAAGGACGCCACCCCCGGGGAAAAGGCCCTCGGGTGCCGGATGTCCGAGAACCTCATGACCATAATCCGACCGTACTTCCTCCGCAGGACCAAGGCGGAGGTGCAGAAGAACAAAGTGGACAGGGCAAAGCGGGAAGACCCAGATGGGCGAGTCCCGGAGGACTCTGGAGCCGTGATGCCGACGCTGAAGAGGAAGAACGACCTGATCGTCTGGACCTACCTGAGCTCCGTCCAGGAGGACATCTACAGGCAGTTCCTCTCTCTGGAGCACATCAAGGAGCTGCTCATGACCACGAGGTCGCCTCTTGCCGAACTGAACATCATGAAGAAGCTGTGCGACCACCCGAGGCTGTTCTCCCCCGCCGCCATAGCCAAGCTGGGCCTGGGGGAGAGTGAGGCCGAGGGTCAGCAGGGCGGCGACCCGGACCCGGACACGGGGAGCATCGCCAACGTCCCCGACGACACCCTGATCTCGGAGTCCGGGAAGCTGGTGTTCCTCATCGCTCTCCTGGAGCGGCTCCGGGGCGAAGGCCACCGCACGCTGGTCTTCGCCCACTTCAGGAAGGTGCTGGACATCCTCGAGCGCATCTTGGGCAACCGGGGCTTCAAGGTGGTGCGGCTGGACGGAACCATCACGCAGATCGCCCAGCGAGAGCAGCTCATCACCCGCTTCCAGACGGACCGGAGCTACTCCGTGTTCCTCCTCACCACCCAGGTGGGGGGCGTCGGCATCACCCTGACGGCGGCCGACCGGGTTGTGATCTACGACCCCAGCTGGAACCCGGCGACTGACGCGCAGGCGGTGGACCGGGCCTACCGCATCGGCCAGAAGGAGAACGTCGTCATCTATCGGCTGATCACCTGCGGCAcggtggaggagaagatctACAGGCGGCAGGTCTTCAAGGACTCCCTCATCCGGCAGAACACCGGGGACAAGAAGAACCCCTTCCGCTATTTCAGCAAgcaggagctgaaggagctcTTCATCCTGGAGGACACACggtcctcctccacccagctgcagctgcaggcccTGCACGCCCGGCACCGGCACACAGACCCCGAGCTGGACCAGCACATCGCCCACCTGCACGCCATGGAGATATTCGGCATCTCTGACCACGATCTCATGTTCTCCCTCGACGTCAACCACGGCGAGGAGGCGCCGGAGGACCAGGAGGCGCACCACTACATCGAGGGTCGGGTCCAGAAGGCCCAGGAGCTAATGAAGGCCGAGTCGGAGCTGCAGTTGCAGCTGGCGGAGAGCATGGCGTCCGGCACGGAGGCGGCGTGGCTCCGACAGCCGAGGATCAGCGAGCGGGAGCGGCCCCCCAAGGAGAGGAGTCCCTGTCCTTCCCTCCCGGACCGCGGGCTCAGCAGATCCCCCCCTGTTGTCGTGGAGTCGGACCGGTCCGGTTCTGACGACGTCATAGACCTCACGGCGGATGAAAGAACGTCAGAAGATCCGCCCGTTGTTCTGGGAGGAGCCCGAGAAGAGCGATCAGAGCAGAACCTGTCGGTGGACCGGGAGGAGAGGGACGCCTCCCTGGAGGAGGTGATTGAGGAGTCTCTGGTTGAAGAACCGATGGGCCGGTCGCTGGAGGCCATCCCGCCGGTCGATGGAGACGTCGCTCCGCCGCGGAACCAGAGGCTCTCGCTCCTGAAGCTGGAGACGGAGGCGTCGCCTTCTGGGACTGGCTCGGGACTCGAGTCCTTTGAGGGCAACTTCAacttggagctggaggagagcgaCGTGTCAGACGAGGTTCTGGATCCTCGGGACACCGATGAAGAGGAGCTGAAGCTGCTGTCCAAGCTGCAGTCGGAGGGAAGCTTCGACGTTTACAAATCGCTCTCAGAGAGTCGGCACCAAGAAGAACTCGGCCAGAGTCTGGACGAAATGGACCAGTCCGTCGTGGTCGCCAAGAAGAAGAGGGCCGCAGTGATTTATGACAGTGAAGAAGAGAACCCCGAAGACCACGAGGCTCCACTCAACAACTCCTTCCAGGTACTCGGAGCCTCCACCCCCAAATGTGGCCCCGCCGCTCCTCGGTCGAGAAAGAGCGTCGGAGGAAACACCTCAGTGGCCTCCCGCCGGTCCTTCATCATGTCCTTGATCCAGGACGTTGACCTCCGACCCACTGACgtagctgatgatgatgatgatgatgagctttCAGGAACGCGCCATGACGAAGAGGAAATTCTTGGTTCATCTCTTGATGAGCATCGGCGGGAGGACTCAGTGGAAGAGACATCAAATGAGGAGCAGGAGCCTGGACAGGAAGCGAGCAGTatcatggaggaagaggaggagtctggacaggaagtgagcagtatcatggaggaagaggaggagcctggacaggaagtgagcagtatcatggaggaagaggaggagcctggacaggaagtgagcagtatcatggaggaagaggaggagcctgcacaggaagtgaacagtatcatggaggaagaggaggagcctgcacaggaagtgaacagtatcatggaggaagaggaggagcctgcACAGGAA GAGCTGAGCTTCTTCTCGCTGGTCTCCAGAGGGAAGCAGAGCCGCAGCGAGGGGAACCTGCACGAGGCCTTGAGCTTCTTCCTGAGGGCCGTGGACCTGAAGCCTGGAGACCCTGAGGTCCAGCTCATGACCATCCAGCTGTACCGGAGGCTGAGCGAGAGGAGCTGA